A genomic segment from Gossypium hirsutum isolate 1008001.06 chromosome D04, Gossypium_hirsutum_v2.1, whole genome shotgun sequence encodes:
- the LOC107934355 gene encoding chaperone protein ClpB3, chloroplastic, whose protein sequence is MAAASSSVASLSGVSLCATRSFSNKNNLFSLHPCISLSFPSKPNSLKSFKPLHLRKNGVLDKFSRTSSRPFVVRCEASAGRITQQEFTEMAWQAIVSSPDVARENKHQIVETEHLMKALLEQKNGLARRIFAKVGVDNTRLLEATDKFIQRQPKVLGESAGSMLGRDLEALIQRAREYKKDYGDSFVSVEHLVLGFTQDQRFGKQLFTDFQISDQSLKSAVESIRGRQSVIDQDPEGKYEALEKYGKDLTAMAREGKLDPVIGRDDEIRRCIQILSRRTKNNPVLIGEPGVGKTAISEGLAQRIVAGDVPQALTDRKLVSLDMGALIAGAKYRGEFEDRLKAVLKEVTESDGQIILFIDEIHTVVGAGATNGAMDAGNLLKPMLGRGELRCIGATTLDEYRKYIEKDPALERRFQQVYVGQPSVEDTVSILRGLRERYELHHGVRVSDSALVEAAILSDRYISGRFLPDKAIDLVDEAAAKLKMEITSKPTALDEINRSVLKLEMERLSLTNDTDKASRDRLSRLESELSLLKKRQAALTEQWEHEKTVMARIQSIKEEIDRVNVEIQQAEREYDLNRAAELKYGSLNSLQRQLADAENELDEYMKSGKSMLREEVTGNDIAEVVSKWTGIPVSKLQQSEKEKLLHLEEVLHKRVVGQDPAVRSVAEAIQRSRAGLSDPRRPIASFMFMGPTGVGKTELAKALASYLFNTEEALVRIDMSEYMEKHAVSRLIGAPPGYVGYEEGGQLTEIVRRRPYAIILFDEIEKAHGDVFNVFLQILDDGRVTDSQGRTVSFTNTVIIMTSNVGSQYILNSDEDTPKNIAYGTIKQRVMEAARAVFRPEFMNRVDEYIVFQPLDREEISSIVRLQLERVQKRISDKKIKLQITDAAVQLLGNLGYDPNYGARPVKRVIQQNVENELAKGILRGEFKDEDTILVDTEQTAVPNGPIPQQKLVFKRLNGDLDTQATGSQEALSKIV, encoded by the exons ATGGCTGCTGCTTCTTCTTCTGTGGCGTCGCTTAGTGGCGTCAGTTTATGCGCTACACGTTCCTTTTCTAATAAAAACAATCTCTTTTCGTTACACCCATGCATTTCTTTGAGCTTCCCTTCAAAACCCAACTCCTTAAAATCCTTTAAACCGCTTCACTTAAGGAAAAATGGGGTTCTCGACAAGTTTTCCAGGACTTCTTCAAGACCTTTTGTTGTTCGTTGTGAAGCTTCAGCGGGAAGG ATTACTCAACAAGAGTTCACAGAAATGGCCTGGCAAGCTATTGTTTCTTCTCCAGATGTGGCTAGAGAGAACAAGCATCAAATTGTGGAAACAGAACACTTGATGAAGGCTCTCTTGGAGCAGAAGAATGGTCTTGCTCGTAGGATATTTGCTAAAGTCGGAGTTGACAATACTCGCCTTCTTGAGGCTACTGACAAGTTCATTCAACGGCAGCCGAAG GTTTTGGGTGAATCAGCTGGTTCAATGTTAGGACGCGATTTGGAAGCTCTAATCCAACGTGCTAGGGAGTACAAGAAGGATTATGGGGATTCGTTTGTTTCTGTTGAGCATTTGGTTCTTGGATTTACACAAGATCAACGTTTTGGGAAGCAGTTGTTCACAGATTTCCAGATATCTGATCAATCTTTGAAATCTGCAGTGGAATCCATTAGGGGACGTCAGTCAGTTATTGACCAAG ATCCTGAAGGAAAATATGAAGCATTGGAGAAGTATGGGAAAGATTTAACAGCAATGGCGAGAGAAGGAAAGCTTGACCCAGTGATAGGAAGAGATGATGAAATACGCAGGTGCATCCAGATCCTCTCTAGGAGAACCAAGAACAATCCTGTGCTGATTGGTGAACCAGGTGTCGGAAAAACTGCAATCTCcgaggg GCTTGCCCAGAGAATTGTGGCAGGGGATGTTCCTCAAGCTTTGACAGATCGTAAG CTTGTATCCCTTGACATGGGTGCACTCATAGCTGGGGCTAAATATCGGGGAGAATTTGAGGACAGACTAAAGGCAGTGCTTAAGGAAGTAACTGAATCAGATGGCCAAATTATCCTCTTCATTGATGAGATTCACACGGTTGTGGGGGCAG GTGCCACAAATGGTGCGATGGATGCAGGCAATCTTCTGAAGCCTATGCTTGGTCGGGGAGAACTGCGATGCATCGGGGCAACAACACTGGATGAATATCGTAAATACATTGAAAAAGATCCTGCTCTGGAGCGTCGTTTTCAGCAGGTTTATGTTGGTCAGCCATCAGTGGAAGATACAGTTTCTATACTCCGGGGACTTCGTGAGAGATATGAGCTGCATCATGGAGTCCGTGTTTCTGACAGTGCACTTGTGGAAGCTGCAATCTTGTCTGACCGTTATATCAGTGGTCGATTTTTACCTGACAAAG CTATTGACCTAGTTGATGAAGCAGCTGCTAAATTGAAAATGGAAATCACTTCAAAACCCACTGCCCTCGATGAGATTAATCGTTCTGTATTGAAGCTGGAGATGGAGAGACTCTCTCTCACAAATGATACTGACAAAGCTTCGAGAGATAGACTGAGCCGCCTTGAGTCTGAGTTATCCCTCTTAAAGAAGAGACAGGCTGCGTTGACTGAGCAATGGGAGCATGAGAAGACTGTCATGGCACGCATTCAGTCAATCAAGGAAGAA ATTGACAGGGTAAATGTGGAGATCCAGCAGGCTGAGCGGGAGTATGATCTCAATCGTGCTGCTGAGCTGAAATACGGGAGCTTGAACTCTTTGCAGCGTCAACTTGCTGATGCTGAAAATGAATTAGATGAATACATGAAATCCGGAAAATCCATGCTGAGAGAAGAAGTTACAGGGAATGATATTGCTGAAGTCGTTAGTAAATGGACTGGCATACCAGTTTCCAAGCTTCAACAATCTGAGAAGGAAAAATTATTACATTTGGAGGAAGTATTGCATAAACGTGTTGTGGGTCAAGATCCTGCAGTTAGATCTGTAGCTGAGGCTATTCAACGATCTCGAGCTGGTCTCTCGGACCCCCGTCGTCCAATTGCCAGTTTCATGTTTATGGGCCCAACTGGTGTAGGGAAAACTGAACTTGCAAAGGCCCTTGCGTCCTACTTGTTTAATACTGAAGAAGCCCTTGTCCGAATTGATATGAGTGAGTATATGGAAAAACATGCAGTTTCAAGACTTATAGGTGCTCCACCCGGTTATGTGGGGTATGAAGAAGGAGGACAGTTGACAGAGATTGTTCGCCGGAGGCCATATGCTATAATTCTTTTTGATGAGATAGAGAAAGCCCATGGTGATGTGTTTAATGTTTTCCTTCAAATATTGGATGATGGGAGAGTCACTGATTCTCAGGGTCGGACTGTGAGCTTTACCAACACTGTTATCATTATGACTTCAAATGTGGGTTCACAATACATTCTTAACTCAGATGAGGACACTCCTAAAAATATAGCTTATGGAACTATCAAGCAGAGGGTGATGGAGGCTGCAAGAGCAGTTTTTCGACCTGAGTTCATGAATCGTGTTGATGAGTATATAGTGTTCCAGCCTTTGGACCGCGAAGAAATAAGCAGTATTGTGAGATTACAG CTGGAACGTGTGCAAAAGAGGATTTCAGATAAGAAAATAAAACTTCAGATCACGGATGCTGCTGTTCAGCTTCTTGGTAATCTTGGTTACGATCCAAACTATGGTGCTAGACCAGTAAAAAGAGTGATTCAACAGAATGTTGAAAATGAACTTGCCAAGGGCATCTTGAGAGGGGAGTTCAAAGATGAGGATACCATCTTGGTAGACACCGAGCAAACGGCAGTTCCAAATGGCCCAATCCCCCAGCAAAAGCTAGTCTTCAAGAGACTCAATGGTGATTTGGATACTCAAGCAACAGGTAGTCAAGAAGCTTTATCAAAGATTGTCTGA
- the LOC107934349 gene encoding EID1-like F-box protein 2, producing the protein MILTKQYRCIHSSSCQCTKGHLSEDVIFLVFQQLNWNPKLIATLSCVCKWFDDLAKRVLWKEFCKTRAPKMMLDLQSSGSHSVDGNWRALGKLLIYCSGCSGGRLFNSVQIPGHFVYRTRFSRTSGKSFLLPQCRTDILYVSDPCEHLDQGDEGDVGFFRGVFKSFLVSKVRKMLIDRAAKLHPTAVCPYCKAKLWDMLQAKMIPQSASCRLGAYEDCIEYYVCLNGHMLGICTLLPLSDSEEASESE; encoded by the coding sequence ATGATCCTAACAAAGCAGTATCGTTGTATACACTCGTCTAGTTGTCAATGCACAAAGGGTCATCTAAGTGAAGATGTGATCTTCTTAGTGTTTCAACAACTCAACTGGAATCCGAAGTTGATTGCGACTCTTTCATGCGTATGCAAATGGTTTGATGATCTTGCCAAGAGAGTACTATGGAAAGAATTCTGCAAAACAAGGGCCCCAAAGATGATGCTTGATCTGCAATCTAGTGGAAGTCACAGTGTTGATGGGAACTGGAGAGCCCTTGGAAAACTGCTTATCTATTGTTCAGGTTGTAGCGGTGGTCGCTTGTTCAATAGTGTTCAGATCCCTGGTCATTTTGTTTACAGGACCAGGTTCTCTAGGACCTCAGGGAAGAGCTTCCTTTTACCACAATGCCGGACTGATATTTTATATGTGTCTGACCCTTGTGAACATCTGGACCAAGGGGACGAGGGTGATGTGGGATTTTTCCGAGGAGTTTTCAAGTCATTCTTGGTGTCCAAGGTTCGGAAGATGTTGATTGACAGGGCAGCCAAGCTTCATCCAACAGCAGTTTGCCCTTATTGTAAGGCAAAGTTGTGGGACATGCTGCAAGCTAAGATGATACCGCAAAGTGCAAGCTGTAGGTTGGGTGCTTATGAGGATTGTATCGAGTATTACGTGTGCCTTAATGGTCATATGCTTGGCATCTGCACCCTTTTGCCATTGTCTGATTCTGAAGAGGCATCTGAATCAGAgtga
- the LOC107960365 gene encoding uncharacterized protein C1420.01c, which produces MAEESIGSPVTLDISGSDGGNLRRNSLAVADSVSSREKTLPRYLRASTCSCHDFCKYGKKHESEEIARHPFRKRIVKKLCDEPNLFRSLDLVQRKQTSTSESKSFPNSQSHTPDMPDTIELQLPTCSPGGNNSRIHGVQLKKEKTSAAKLKSEHPPNSHSRHKSSDVVTAEVSTNSSNSQIPRNDVLLEEKKTSIAKLRSSPNLKSRSSDASKVMQKGGSTASKKVGVSSKEVSSKPNDKDFSKALGTSSKPKSQAEKLPLASAPSGASSVKRNSGSSDTKMGKRTVTSKVAVKKALASPRASLSPRASLARATSLTARKNLNLKVVPLQKNQNKVEKAESEQPPDEQKVRNNNALEEKTLYVIKMETENMLLESDKNENCAAELPPPVASSPKSSSLTMSPPLSSHGGRDEDESEYTEDDYEDDEDETVNTEEVEHLERENGGRSRKGRMVFSEEKDSRPVKLSFRRGKVVDIQTENNGPRRLKFRRGRLLGVNQNIKAERRTFRTREVDGDMNDNEPGGEKVVLRHQGLQGKKDEKGLFNNVIEETASKLVETRKSKVKALVGAFETVISLQDGKPSSNTVT; this is translated from the coding sequence ATGGCTGAGGAGAGTATTGGTTCACCGGTGACACTAGATATTTCTGGGTCAGACGGGGGCAATTTGAGAAGAAACTCCTTGGCAGTAGCAGATTCGGTGAGCAGCAGAGAAAAAACTCTTCCTCGTTATTTGAGAGCTTCTACCTGTTCGTGTCATGATTTCTGCAAATATGGAAAGAAGCATGAATCTGAAGAGATCGCTAGACATCCTTTCCGGAAGAGGATTGTGAAAAAGCTGTGTGATGAGCCAAATTTATTTCGGAGCTTAGACTTAGTGCAGAGGAAGCAGACATCCACAAGTGAATCCAAATCTTTTCCCAATTCCCAATCTCATACCCCTGATATGCCTGACACCATTGAGCTTCAGTTGCCCACTTGCTCTCCCGGTGGAAATAATTCTAGGATACATGGTGTTcagttgaagaaagaaaagacatCAGCTGCAAAGCTTAAGTCCGAACATCCACCCAATTCCCATAGTCGCCACAAAAGCTCTGATGTTGTCACGGCTGAAGTGTCGACAAACTCTTCCAACAGCCAAATTCCTAGGAATGATGTACTGTTGGAGGAAAAAAAGACATCAATTGCAAAGCTCAGATCTTCACCCAATTTGAAATCCCGCTCATCCGATGCCTCGAAAGTCATGCAGAAGGGTGGATCAACAGCTTCTAAGAAAGTAGGAGTCTCTTCGAAAGAAGTCTCATCGAAACCTAATGACAAAGACTTTTCTAAAGCACTTGGTACTTCTTCGAAGCCGAAATCTCAGGCAGAAAAGCTTCCTTTGGCTTCTGCCCCTTCAGGAGCTTCAAGTGTTAAGAGAAACAGTGGAAGTAGTGATACAAAGATGGGGAAGAGGACTGTGACCTCCAAAGTAGCTGTAAAGAAAGCATTGGCATCGCCAAGAGCCTCATTGTCTCCAAGAGCTTCTCTCGCTAGAGCTACAAGTCTAACTGCAAGGAAGAACCTAAACTTAAAAGTTGTGCCTCTACAGAAGAATCAGAACAAAGTTGAAAAGGCTGAATCAGAGCAACCTCCCGATGAACAAAAGGTACGCAATAACAACGCACTTGAAGAGAAAACCCTGTATGTGATCAAGATGGAGACAGAAAATATGTTGTTGGAAtctgataaaaatgaaaattgtgcTGCTGAATTGCCTCCACCTGTTGCTTCATCTCCCAAGTCATCCTCCCTTACAATGTCTCCACCTTTGTCATCACATGGTGGGAGAGATGAAGATGAGTCTGAGTATACAGAGGATGActatgaagatgatgaagatgaaaCTGTAAATACTGAAGAAGTAGAACATTTGGAACGAGAAAATGGCGGAAGGTCCAGAAAGGGTAGGATGGTATTCTCCGAAGAAAAGGATAGCCGGCCTGTGAAATTATCTTTTAGGAGAGGAAAGGTTGTTGACATTCAGACTGAGAATAATGGTCCAAGGAGGCTCAAGTTCAGGCGAGGAAGATTACTTGGGGTCAACCAAAATATTAAGGCTGAGCGGAGAACCTTTAGGACAAGAGAAGTTGATGGCGACATGAATGACAATGAACCTGGTGGGGAAAAAGTTGTTTTGAGACACCAGGGTTTGCagggaaagaaagatgaaaagggTTTGTTTAACAATGTCATCGAAGAAACTGCTAGTAAACTCGTTGAAACCCGGAAAAGTAAGGTTAAGGCCTTGGTTGGTGCATTTGAAACCGTCATCTCCCTCCAAGACGGCAAACCTTCATCAAACACCGTCACTTGA